CGTTCTAGCTCCTCCCCTGCAGGTTCTGCCTCCCAAGAGTGAGTTTCTTTCCCAAACTCCTTTGATCGCCATTCCGTGATTCTGTAGTTTGTTTCGTATGCCAATTTCGTTACGGATGTGTTTCTAAGGAATCTTGATCGGTCTGCTCTCAAATGTTCTTTCACGGTTCAGGAATTTCTTGTCTTTTTCTATCGAAATTGCAGAATTCACATTAGAAAGCAATTTTATTGGCATTCATTGTGTTGCCATCTCCATACATGGTGTTTTCGTTCCGTAAGTGTCATCTTTGGTTGTGTCCCGAGTACTATTGGAATGATGTTATTGTTGCCGACAGGAGTTTACAAGAATAATGGCTACTTGGTGGTTTCCTGCAATGGAGGACTTAATCAAATGAGAGCAGCGGTGAGTGCTCCCGAAATTCTCTATTAAATGCTGGATTTTTTATTCTCTTGGAATATTTCTGATTAGATTTATGACCGTTCATGCTTTATGTTACTGTCTTCAGATATGTGACATGGTTGCCATAGCGAGGTATTTGAATGTCACTCTCATAGTTCCTGAATTGGACAAAACTTCCTTCTGGGCTGATCCGAGGTACGAGAATTCAGTTACTTGAAATATTTACATGTCATATCTGCGGAGCAAAGTGTGATTCTCGTGTTTCAATGTTAAATATCCATTGGTTTTTTATAGTGAATTTCAAGACATCTTTGATGTGGATCATTTCGTTACATCTTTGAGAGATGAAGTTCGGATTTTAAAGGAATTGCCACCTAAGCTCAAGAAGAGAGTTGCTCTAGGGAAGACCCGTTCAATGCCCCCAGTCAGTTGGTCCGACATTTCTTACTACCATCTTCAGGTCAGTTTTACTCGGAGCTTCCTTAACTCACTGCCACATTTATTTTCCCTTCGTGTGTCTTTGGTTatggggttttttttttttaatttgaaacttttgtttatgTGCCTTGATGGATGAAATACATAAAATCATGTGGCATTCTATGATTACGTAAGTCTCTTATGCTTGTTTTGGAGTGTAACCCGCTGGCTGatccttttttaatttttatcttttttgtgGATCAGATTCTTCCTCTGATACAGAAGTATAAAGTATTGCATCTGAATAGAACTGATGCTCGACTTGCAAATAATGGTCTGCCTCTAGAGCTTCAGAAGCTCCGCTGCCGAGTTAATTTCAGTGCCCTCAGATTCACTTCTCAGATAGAGGAGCTGGGTCAGAGAGTCATCAGGCTTTTAAGGCAGAATGGTCCCTTTTTGGTGCTTCATCTCAGGTATGAGATGGACATGCTGGCCTTTTCGGGCTGTACTCATGGTTGCAGTGATGAAGAAGCTGAAGAACTGACGAGAATGAGGTtagctaattttttttttttccctcaaaaGCAAAATGATGAACGGATACTTTTGAGAGATGTTTTCATTCTCTCTTTGACTCTGTTTCCATTTGTTGGCAGATATGCTTATCCCTGgtggaaagagaaaataattaattctgacctgaaaagaaaagatggtCTATGCCCTTTGACTCCTGAGGAAACTGCTCTGACGTTGAGAGCACTTGATATTGACCCAAATATCCAAATCTATATTGCAGCTGGTGAAATATATGGCGGAGAAAGGAGAACGGAAGCTCTTGCCAAGGCTTATCCGAAATTGGTCAGTGGTCTCAGTCGAATCAACTCATCAAGATATAACGTTTTGTTATTGTTTGTGACCGTGACTTAAAATCTAATTCTTGGTACGTCCGGAACAGGTTAGAAAGGAGACATTGCT
Above is a window of Punica granatum isolate Tunisia-2019 chromosome 7, ASM765513v2, whole genome shotgun sequence DNA encoding:
- the LOC116215103 gene encoding rhamnogalacturonan I rhamnosyltransferase 1-like; amino-acid sequence: MCKVEKKERETVEMGTKPSGSGVVSTSPRSQMKLWMVRAATSLLLWTCIVQFTTLGETWGPRLLKGWPSCHSHEEEKTAVVLESKAVLAPPLQVLPPKRVYKNNGYLVVSCNGGLNQMRAAICDMVAIARYLNVTLIVPELDKTSFWADPSEFQDIFDVDHFVTSLRDEVRILKELPPKLKKRVALGKTRSMPPVSWSDISYYHLQILPLIQKYKVLHLNRTDARLANNGLPLELQKLRCRVNFSALRFTSQIEELGQRVIRLLRQNGPFLVLHLRYEMDMLAFSGCTHGCSDEEAEELTRMRYAYPWWKEKIINSDLKRKDGLCPLTPEETALTLRALDIDPNIQIYIAAGEIYGGERRTEALAKAYPKLVRKETLLDSADLRFFQNHSSQMAALDYLVSLESDIFVPTYDGNMAKVVEGHRRYLGFKKTILLDRRLLVELIDQYYNELLSWDEFSSAVKEAHAHRFGQPTERLVIPDRPKEEDYFYANPYECLQSSKELPKVAW